Proteins encoded in a region of the Raphanus sativus cultivar WK10039 chromosome 8, ASM80110v3, whole genome shotgun sequence genome:
- the LOC108830940 gene encoding germin-like protein subfamily 2 member 1 → MASPTSFLSIFLCLVAFLFITVSADPDMLQDLCVADLSSGIKVNGFPCKDAANVTSLDFFSQGIANPGLTNNTFGALVTGANVMTIPGLNTLGVSLARIDYAPGGLNPPHTHPRATEVVYVLEGTLDVGFLTTANRLISQSLKKGDVFAFPRGLVHFQKNNGRVPAAVIAAFNSQLPGTQSLGATLFGSTPPVPDEILSQAFQTTPRIVKNIKSRFQPKK, encoded by the exons ATGGCTTCACCAACTTCATTCCTCTCAATCTTCCTCTGCCTCGTCGCCTTCCTCTTCATTACAGTCTCCGCAGATCCCGACATGCTCCAAGACCTCTGCGTCGCTGATCTCTCCTCCG GAATCAAAGTCAACGGCTTCCCTTGCAAAGACGCAGCCAACGTCACATCACTCGATTTCTTCTCGCAAGGAATAGCAAACCCAGGTCTCACCAACAACACATTCGGCGCCTTGGTCACAGGAGCCAACGTGATGACCATCCCAGGACTCAACACGCTCGGCGTCTCCCTCGCTCGCATCGACTACGCGCCAGGCGGCTTGAACCCGCCTCACACTCACCCACGCGCCACCGAAGTCGTCTACGTCCTCGAAGGTACCCTCGACGTCGGGTTCCTCACCACCGCCAACAGGCTCATCTCTCAGTCTCTCAAGAAAGGCGACGTCTTCGCTTTCCCCAGAGGACTTGTCCATTTCCAGAAGAACAACGGTCGTGTCCCTGCCGCTGTCATCGCTGCTTTCAATAGTCAGCTCCCTGGAACTCAGTCTCTTGGGGCTACTCTGTTCGGTTCGACGCCTCCTGTTCCTGATGAGATCTTGTCTCAGGCCTTTCAGACAACTCCTAGAATTGTTAAGAACATTAAAAGCAGGTTCCAGCCCAAGAAATGA
- the LOC108830941 gene encoding transmembrane emp24 domain-containing protein p24delta3-like encodes MNRIVKFESSMTKMSAKMRHGLTTALLLFIMVPVGETIWLDVPPSGTKCVSEEIQSNIVVLADYIIISEDHSIKPTISAKVTSPYGNNLHHSENVTHGEFAFTTKESGNYIACFWADAKSHGNKDVSINVEWKTGIATKDWASIAKKEKLEGVELEIRKLEGAVEAIHENLIYLRNKEADMRTVSEKTNSRVAWCSMMSLGICIVVSGLQVVYLKHYFEKKKLI; translated from the exons ATGAATAGAATAGTAAAGTTTGAAAGCTCCATGACGAAGATGTCTGCTAAGATGCGCCACGGTCTCACGACAGCGCTCCTTCTGTTCATTATGGTTCCGGTCGGTGAGACGATTTGGCTAGACGTGCCTCCCTCGGGAACAAAGTGCGTGTCTGAAGAAATACAGAGCAATATTGTCGTCTTGGCCGATTACATCATCATCTCCGAGGATCATTCCATCAAACCCACTATATCCGCCAAG GTGACGTCCCCATACGGAAACAATCTGCACCATTCAGAAAACGTGACGCATGGAGAATTTGCATTTACGACAAAAGAATCAGGGAACTACATAGCCTGCTTTTGGGCAGATGCAAAGAGTCACGGCAACAAGGACGTTAGCATCAACGTTGAATGGAAAACTGGAATCGCTACTAAGGATTGGGCTTCTATTGCTAAGAAAGAGAAGCTCGAG GGAGTGGAGCTGGAGATTAGGAAACTTGAAGGCGCAGTCGAAGCCATCCATGAAAATCTAATCTACCTAAGAAACAA AGAAGCAGACATGAGGACAGTGAGTGAGAAAACGAACTCGCGAGTAGCTTGGTGCAGTATGATGTCGCTGGGCATTTGCATTGTTGTCTCTGGATTACAGGTAGTCTACTTGAAGCATtactttgagaagaagaagcttatcTAA
- the LOC108830942 gene encoding 60S ribosomal protein L21-1-like — translation MPAGHGVRARTRDLFARGFRKKGTIPLSTYLRTFKVGDYVDVKVNGAIHKGMPHKFYHGRTGRVWNVTKRAVGVEVNKQIGNRIIKKRLHVRVEHVQQSRCAEEFKLRKKKNDELKAAAKAKGETISTKRQPKGPKPGFMVEGMTLETVTPIPYDVVNDLKGGY, via the exons ATGCCGGCAGGTCATGGAGTTCGTGCTAGAACAAGAGATCTGTTCGCGAGGGGGTTCAGGAAGAAGGGTACAATTCCATTGTCTACCTACCTCAGGACCTTCAAGGTTGGTGACTACGTCGATGTTAAGGTGAATGGTGCGATCCACAAGGGTATGCCTCACAAGTTCTACCATGGTCGTACCGGTCGTGTCTGGAACGTTACCAAACGTGCTGTCGGTGTCGAAGTCAATAAACAG ATTGGCAACAGGATCATAAAGAAGAGGCTTCACGTGCGTGTGGAGCACGTGCAGCAGTCAAGGTGCGCAGAAGAGTTCAAGctaagaaagaagaagaacgaTGAGCTCAAGGCTGCGGCCAAAGCCAAAGGTGAGACAATAAGCACCAAGAGGCAGCCTAAAGGCCCCAAACCAGGATTCATGGTTGAGGGTATGACCTTGGAGACTGTCACTCCTATCCCTTACGACGTCGTCAACGATCTCAAAGGAGGCTATTAG